The Thermomonospora amylolytica sequence CGAATATCTCGCCGAGATCGCCGACCGGGGCCTTCGCGAGGCCGTCATCCGCCACCTCATGCGCGAACACGTGCTCCCCGAGCTGATGCGCGGGCCGGCGGGAACCGCGCTCGGGCTCAACATCGAATGGACGATCGGCAGATATGAGCGGTCTCTATGACGGCGCACCCGAAGATCTCTGAGAAGGGGGCCTGAATGCTGCAAGAAGCGACACAAAGGGATGTCTCGGCGACCACGCCCGTTCGCCTCGATTCGCTGGCCGGAATGCGGTTCATCGCCGGCCTCCTGGTGTTCCTCACCCATGCCCTGATCGGATCGGCGCTGTTCGCCTCGAACTTCCAGATGGAGTACATGGGGCTCATCATCCAGGGCGGCTGGGCCGCGCTCGTCTACTTCTTCGTGCTGAGCGGCTTCGTCATGACCTGGGCGCGGCGGCCGTCGGACACCGCCGGCACGTTCTGGCGGCGCCGCGCCTTCCGGGTCTTCCCGAACTACCTGGTCACGCTCGTCGCCTACATCGCCGTGCTCGGCCTGGTGCTGCACATCCCCATCCAGGGCAGGACCGTGCTGGTGCACCTGCTGGCCCTGCAGTCCTTCGTCCCCGACCTGGAGAACCGGATCGCCTTCAACCCGCCGGCGTGGTCGCTGTCCGCCGAGCTGTTCTTCTACCTCTGCTTCCCGGTCCTCATCCGCCTGGTCGACCGGATCAGGCCCGAGCGGCTGTGGGCCTGGGCGGGCGGCGTGGTGGCGGCCTGCTTCGTCACGCCGCTGCTGGCCCCGGCGCTGCTGCCGCCGTCCAAGCCGATCGAGGGCCTGGGCTGGCCGGAGCTGGAGATGTGGGTGATCCAGCAGTTCCCGCCGATCCGGATGCTGGAGTTCGTCCTGGGCATGATCCTGGCCAAGATCGTCATGTCCGGCCGTCGGATACCGCTGAACTTCGGCGCCGCGGTGGGAATCTTCGTGGCGGTTTACGCCGTTTCGCCGCTGATTCCGGAAAGGCTGAACATGGCGGCGATCCACGTCGTCCCGATCGGCCTCATCATCCTCACGGCGGCCTCCCGGGACAGCCGGGGACGCAGTCCCGGCTGGCTGGGCAGCCGCCTGATGGTCAAGCTCGGGGATCTGTCCTTCGCCTTCTACATCTGGCACTACATGATCGTGGTCCATGCGCGCCAGTGGCTCGGTACGCCCGAGGGCTGGAGCACGCCCGTCGGGTTCGCCGTTCTGGGCCTGCTTTTCGCGGCCACGCTGGCGGCGGCCTGGCTCCAGTTCACGCTGATCGAGAACCCGATGTACCGGCGCTTCGCCACCTCCCGGCGCCGGCGGACGCTGGAAGCCGCCCCGGTTCGATAACCGCAGGTGAGAGCGGGAGAGAGAGAATGCCCGCGGCACCGCCGACAGGCCGGTGCCGCGGGCTCGGGAATCGCGGCGGCCGGCCTGGCGCCGGTGATACTTTTCGCTGGACCGTCGTCGACTCCGGCGGGTCCGGTTCGTCGGAGAGACAGAGGGAAGCACCGATTGGAGGAGGCACTGATGGCCCAGTACGGGATCCTGGTCTACCAGCCGGCGCCGGCCGACCCGATGGAAATCCCGGCCGAGTACGAGAAGGCACTCGAGAGCTATCCCGCCCAGGTGGCGGAGCTGGGGGCCACGCCCGTCACCGGATTCGCGCTGCAGCCCAGCACCGCGGCCACCTCGGTCCGCGGTGACGTGGTCACCGACGGCCCGTTCATCGAGGCCAAGGAGGTCGTGGCCGGGTTCTTCGTCATCGAGGCGCCCAGCCCGGAGGTCGCGCTGGAGGTCGCCAAGCTCAACCCGGCCACCCAGCACGGCGGGGGCGTCGAGGTCCGGCCGCTGTTCGTCCCGCCGGACGAGTGAGAGACCGGCGGCCGTGGCCGGCCGCACAGAGGTGACGCGCACCGTCGTGAACGAGCCCTGACGCTCACCGCGGCGGGGCGCGTCGCCACCGTGACCTCCGCCCCGATGACGGCATCGGCGATGACCTCGGCGCAGCGGTTCCCGGGAACCGCTGCGCCGAGGTCATCGCCCGTGGCCGGAAAGGCGGGCGGCCGTCGAGGTCAGGGCCGCGACCCGCGATGGTCGGCGGTCAGCTTCTCCAGCGCCGGCACGACGTCGCTCGGGGTCGGCATCCCCCTCATCTCGGTGCGCAGCCGCGCGGCGTTGGCCGCGAACGACGGGTCCTCCAGGACCAGCTTGAGGCTGTCCCGCAGGATGTCGGGGGTCAGGCTGTGCCCGTTGGCCGCATAGACACCGGCGCCGCGGCTCTCCAGCCCGTCCCCCATGGCCACCGGGCCCCACCATTTCTCGACCTTGGAGTCGTGCGGGACGATGATCTGCGGAACGGCGTTCTCCAACGCCGTGGCGAAGCTCCCCACCCCACCGTCGTGGACGATCGCCGAGCACGTGGGCAGCAGCGAGGTGAAGGGGACGAAGTCGACGACGCGCACGTTGTCCGGTATCGCCGACGTCGATCCGAGCTGCTGGGCGTTGAAGGTCGCGATCACCTCGATGTCGAGGTCGGCCACCGCCTTGAAGAGGTCGCCGACCGAGGCCACCCCGCCGATGCCGGCGTCCCGGTGCGAGATGCCCTGCGTGATGCAGACGCGCTTGCGGGCGGGCGGCTCGTACACCCACCTCGGCGTCGTCGCCGGGCCGTTGAACGGCACACTGCGCATCGGGAGGTAGTGCACGCCGTCCGGCTGCCAGATCCACCGCGGCGTCGGGGCGATCGTCCACTGCCCGAGCACCGTCGTCTCGTCGAAGTCACGGCCGTATCGCTGTAGGATGGGCTGCAGCCAGTCCCGCAGCGGGTCGCCGGCGGAGTCGAACCCGGCCGCCCGGCAGGCCGAGCGCACCTGCGCCACCCTGTCCACGCTGAGGATGAACCGGGCGTGCGCCGCGCCGACGACCTGCGCCGCCACCGCGCCGGGGAAGGCGCTGGAGTCCCAGATCACCAGGTCGGGGAGCCAGGCGCGGGCGAAGCCCACCAGATCATCGGTCATGGCGTCCGGAAAGAAGACCTGGTGCACGCCCAGGGTGAAGTCCCTGAGCTCGATGTGCGGATCGCCCCAGCCGTAGTCGCTCTGCACCGACTTCCCGGTGCGGTCCCCTCTCGGGTCGCAGGGGCCCTCCGGCGCCTCGAAGCCCGCCACCCGCTCCTGGAGCGGAGGCATTTCCGCGCCGATCGACACGCCGGGCAGCCCACAGTGCGCGATCGCCTCGGCCACCTCCGGAGGGCCGGCGACGCACACCTCATGCCCTGCGGCACGGAACGCCCACGCCAACGGCACCTGTGCATAGAGGTGGGCTTTGAAAGGATTGGTCACGAAGAGAACGCGCATGGCGCCAGTATGGTTCCGGCGCCTGTCACGGGCATCTCCAGGATTGCGCGCCCGGAGAATCGCCGGAAGGCGCGGTTCCCGCTCGGATTTCGGGCGCACCGGATGGACATGGGCAACGGCGGAGAAGGGATCACCGCCCACCTGGCGCATGATTGTTCACGCCCATGTCGTGGCCGGAGGCGAAGGCGATGAAAGCATTGGTCTTGTCGGGCGGGTCGGGCACCCGATTGCGTCCGTTCAGCTATTCCATGCCGAAACAGCTCATTCCGATCGCCAACAAGCCGGTCCTGGAACACGTGCTGGACAACATCCGGGCGTTACGGGTGACCGAGATCGGCCTCGTCGTCGGCGACGGCGCCCCGGCGATCACCGAGGCCATCGGTGACGGCTCCCGATTCGGCGCGCGCATCACCTACATAAGACAGGATCGGCCGCGCGGCCTGGCGGACTGCGTGCGGATCGCGCGCGGTTTCCTCGGCGACGACGACTTCGTCATGTATCTCGGGGACAACGTGCTCCCCGAAGGCGTCGCGGAGGCGGCCGCCCGTTTCCGGGCCGGCCGTCCGGCGGCGCAACTCGTGGTGCAGCGGGTGGCCGATCCTCGTCCGTTCGGGGTCGCCGAGCTGGGCGAGGACGGCACCGTACGGCGGCTGGTGGAAAAGCCCCGGCGCCCGAGCAGCGACCTGGCGCTGATCGGGGTCTACTTCTTCACCGCCGCGATCCACGAGGCGGTGGCCGCGATCGCCCCCAGCGCGCGCGGCGAACTCGAGATCACCGACGCCATCCAGTGGCTGCTCTCACACGGCGCCGAGGTCCGGGCCGACGAATACCGGGGTTACTGGAAGGACGCCGGGCGGGCCGAGGACATCCTGGAATGCAACCGGCGGCTGCTCGGCGGGCTGGCCACGGACGTCGCGGGGCAGGTCGACGCCGCGAGCACGGTGGGCGACCAGGTCGTCATCGGGGAGGGCGCCCGGCTGGTGGGCTCCCGGGTGGAGGGACCGGCGATCATCGGTGCCGGCACCGTGATCGAGGACAGCCATGTGGGGCCGAACGTCGCGATCGGCCGGGACTGCGTGGTGCGCGCCGCCCGGCTGTCCGACTCGATCGTCCTGGACGGCGCCTCCATCTCGCGGGTGTCGGGGCTGTACGGCTCGATCGTCGGCCGCCGCGCCGTCATCGGCCCGAGCGACCACGACGCCGCGTACCACCGCCTGGTCGTCGGGGACCACACCCGGATGGAGATAGCCGGGTAGGCCGCCCGGACCGAACCTCCCCTTGACGGCGCGGCGTGACCGGAAGCTACGGTAATCACGACACAGCAATCACTCATGCCCCGGACGCTCATGCACAAGCCCGTCCCCGACGACGTGAACAGGGATGAAGACGGTTCGGTGATCGGCTCCCACTCGGCCGAGGTCCGGAACGCCGTGGCCGTCGCGCACCGGCGGGAGTGGGGCGCCCTCCTCGCCTCGACGGCGCGGGTGCTGCGTGATCTCGATCTGGCCGAGGAGTGCGTCCAGGAAGCCTACGTCTCCGCGCTCGACGCCTGGGAGCGGCACGGCGTCCCGGACAACCCCGGCGCCTGGCTGTCCACCGCGGCCCGCCGCAACGCGCTGGACGCGCTGCGGCGGGCCAAGACCCTGAAGTCCAAGCTGCACCTGCTCGTGGAGCCCGAGATGGAGTCCGACGCGCCGCAGACCGGGTCGACGCCAGGCCCGCTGATGTACGACGACCGGCTCCGGCTCATCTTCATGTGCTGTCACCCGGCGCTGTCCCGGGAGGCGCAGATCGCGCTCACGATGCGGCTGGTCTGCGGGGTGAGCACCGCCGACATCGCCAAGACGTTCCTGGTCACCATGCCCACGATGGCGGCCCGGATCACCAGGGCCAAGAAGAAGATCGTCGGCGCCCGCATCCCGTTCGGCGTCCCCGAGCCCGACGAGCTGCCGGAGCGGCTCAACTCCGTGCTCACCGTCATCCACCTGCTGTTCACCACCGGCCACACCGCACCGTCCGGCCGGACGCTGACCCGCGCCGATCCCGCCGAGCGCGCGCTGGACCTGGCCCGCATGCTGCACGAGCTGATGCCCGGTGAACGCGAGGTGAAGGGGCTGCTCGCGCTGCTGCTGATCACCCACGCCCGCCGGGCCACGCGGACCGACGCCCAGGGGCGCCTGCTGCTGCTGGAGGAGCAGGACCGGTCCGCCTGGGACCGGGCCGCCATCGAGGAGGGACGCCGGCTCCTCGCCGAGGCGTTGGAGGGCGGGGCGGCCGGCAGATTCACGCTGCAGGCGGCCATCGCGTCGGTGCACGCCACGGCACCGGCCTACGCCGACACCGACTGGGGACGGGTGCTCGTCCTGTACGACGAGCTGCTGAAGGTGTGGCCGTCGCCGGTGGTCGCGCTGAACCGGGCCGTGGCGATGGCGATGGCCGCCGGGCCGACGGCCGCGCTCTCGGAGGTGGAGAGGCTGGAGCGCACCGGTGAGCTGGCCGGCTACCACTATCTGCCGGCGGTCAAGGCCGACCTGCTGCGCCGTCTGGACCGGCGCCCAGAGGCCGCGGCGGCCTACCGGCAGGCGCTCGACCTGGCCGACAACGAGGCGGAGCGCGCGTTCCTGGCCTCCCGGCTCACCGAGACCGCCGGCCGCGGCTGAGCCGTCCGCCCGGCCCCTGACGGGCGCTCCGCGATCGCTCATGACGGAAACCCGAGAGCAATCGCGGAGAAGACACCCGGCTCCGGGTGGTCCATGCTGCGGCACGAACGCACGTCGCCGCCACGACACAAGCACCCCGCTGTGAGGAAGGGAGCCGCCCCGTGGACAGCCGGCAGTGGGAACGGGTGCCCGACCATGTCCTTTACCGCCTGGTCCGGCACAACATCCAGAAGCTGGTGGAGGACCACCCGGGTGCGGCCGACGACATCGTGCCCGCGTGCCCGGACTGGCGGGTTCGGGATCTGGTGGCGCACCTGCTCCACATCTGCGAGCAGGCGATCGAACTGCTGACCGGCCGGGCCACGGGCCCCGTGCAGATGAGCGGCGCTCCGGCCGCCGGCCGCGGACTGCCCGAGCTGCTGTCGACCTGGCGCGAGCGCGGAGAGGAACTGGACCGCCTGGTCGCCCGCAGCGACGACCCGAGGGCGGGCATGCTGGTGCACGACGCGTTCACCCACGAACTCGACCTGCGCGTCGCCGTGGGGGCGCCGGTGCCCGAGGGGCACTCGGGTTATACGGGCGTGCTCGACCTGCCCGTCCGGGGCTTTTTCGACCGGATGGCCGAGCTGGGCCTGCCCGACCTGCGGATCGAGACACCGGGACGAGAATGGGCATCGGGCCGATCGGCCGCGGCGGTTCTCACCGCCGATCACCACGACCTGTACCGTTCGCTCACCGGGCGGCGGACGCACGAGCAGATCGCCGCACTGGCGTGGAGCGCCGATCCGACGCCGTGGCTGCCCGCGTTCACCCGGGGACCGTTCCGTCCGCCCACGCGCCCGGCCGAGGGAATTCTCGCCCGCTCCTGAGCCGTCCGTTCCCCGGCGCGCCCGGTCGGCGAAACGCGGCGGAGATCGGACCCGGCGTCGTCGGCCGGGCCGGATCCGGCCACGTTCAGGGGGAGGGCATATCCGTCGGCGCAACTAGCGTGTGGGGCACCGACTCCGAGGGACGGACATGAGCAGACGACCGCTGGGCCCGCGCCCCGGGATCGGGTACGGGCATCTGGTGTCCACCACTCCCGGCGCCTTCGTCACCAAACGCGAGTGGATCATCCATCCCATCCCGGTCGAGCGGCCGGAGCAGGGGCGGCTGGACCGGAAGGTGGAATGCGCGACCTGCGGCAGAGAACTGTCCATGCGGGTGTCCTCCCTGGAGGCGGCGAGGCGACGGCGGCAGACCTGGCAGGTGCTGGCGGCATCGGGGGCCGCGGTGGCGGTGCTCTGCGGACTGCTGGCCCTCGTCGCCGGCGACGGACCGGGCGCCGCCTTGTCGCTTCTCGGAGCGGCGGCCGGCGCCGTCTTCGCCCTCAACGTCTTCATGCGCTCGCGCCTGGAAGACGGGGTGGTCATGCGCCGGCCGACCCTGACCCGCATGCACGGCCACATGCTCCGATGGCCTCCCCAAAACTGAGTGCCGGAACAGACACGGTGTAGCAAGCGGCCGACTCCTCGTCGGGAGCACCCGCGGACCATCGGTCGTCTTCACACCGCGGCAGGCGTCCGACATCTGGAAGAGACGGCTCGTGTGGTGGCCGGGCTCGCTCTTCGCCGAAGGTGTGTGACCCGCTTCACAGTGGAGTTCTGTCATGGATCGGTCCGCTGTCTCGCTCAGGTGGCAGGCGAACAGACAGGAGCAAGACCATGAAGCACCGCATCGTCGTCCTCGGTGCCGGCTACGCCGGGGCCTACTCGGCCGGGAACCTGGCCCGCCGCCTCCACCCCGCCGACACCGAGATCACCGTCGTCAACGCCGAACCCGACTTCGTCGAGCGGCTGCGCCTCCACCAGCTCGCGGCCGGCCAGGACCTCAAGAAGCGCCCGCTGGCCGACATGTTCGCCGGCACCGGGGTGCGGCTGCGCCTGGCGCGCGTCGAGGCGGTCGACGTCGAACGCAAGACCGTCGCCTTGGACGACGGCGAACTCGCCTACGACACCCTCCTCTACGCGCTCGGCAGCACCGTCGCCGACCACGGCGTCCCCGGTGTCACCGAGCACGCCTTCCACGTCACCGCCCGGCCGGCGGCGCTGCGGCTGCGCGACCGCCTGGACGGCCTGGGCGAAGGCGGGCGCGTGCTGGTCGTGGGCGAGGGCCTGACCGGCATCGAGACCGCCACCGAGATCGCCGAGTCGCGGCCCGGGCTCAAGGTGGCGCTGGCCGCCCGCGGTGAACCGGGCGCCTGGCTCTCTCCCGGCGCCCGCCGCCACCTGCGCAGGGCCTTCGACCGCCTCGGCATCACCGTCCACGAGCACACGTCCATCGAACGCGTCGAGCCGACGCGGGCGATCGGCGCCGACGGCACCGTCTTCGCGTCCGAGGCGACCGTGTGGTGCGGCGGGTTCGCCGTCCATCCCATCGCGGCCGACAGCGGTCTCGAAGTCGCCGGCACCGGCCAGATCGTCGTCGACGACACCATGCGCTCGGTCTCGCACCCCGACGTCTACGCCGCCGGCGACACCGTCTACGTCATCGGCGAGAACGGCCGGCCGCTGCCGATGTCGTGCGCCTCGGCCGGTTACACGAGCATGCAGGCGATCGACGCGATCGTCGGACGCCTGACCGGCCGCAAGATCTCGTCCACCGCGCTGAAGTACTACGGCAACCACATCAGCCTCGGGCGGCGCGACGCGATCTTCCAGATGGTCGACAACGACGTCCGGGCCAAGTCCTGGTACCTGCGGGGCCGCACCGCCGCGCGCTTCAAGAACGGCATCCTCAAGACCGCCGCCTGGGGCACGGGCCACCCGACCTTCGGCATGCCGACCCGAAGGCACCGTCTGGCCGCCGCGCCCGAACGTTCCACTGAGGCGGCCGTCGCCTAGGGTCGGCCGCATGGACGCCCTCGCCACCGAGCGGTTCGAGGCCAGCCGGGACCGGCTGGCCTCGCTCGCGTACCGCCTGCTCGGCTCGGCCGCCGACGCCGAGGACGCCGTGCAGGACGCGTTCCTGCGCTGGCAGGCGGCCGACCGTGACCGGATCGAGGTGCCAGAGGCGTGGCTGACCAAGATCGTCACCAATCTGTGCCTCGACCGGCTCCGCTCCGCGCAGGCCAGGCGCGAGCGCGCGGCCGGCGCGTGGCTGCCCGAGCCGCTCCTCGAGGGCGACCCGATGCTCGGCCCGGCCGACACCTTCGAACAGCGCGAGTCGGTGTCCCTGGCCGTGCTGATCCTCATGGAACGCCTGTCTCCCAACGAGCGCGCCGTCTACGTGCTGCGCGAGGCGTTCTCGTACAGCCACGCCGAGATCGCCGACATCCTCGACATCACCGAGTCCGCCAGCCAGCAGCACCTCCACCGGGCCCGGCGACGCGTCGCCGCCGCGCGCCGCGCCGACGTCCTCGACGCCGCCGGCACCCGCCGGATCGTCGAGGCGTTCCTCGACGCCGCCGCCTCGGGACGGACCGAGCGGCTGATCGCGCTGCTCACCGAGGACGCGACCGCGATCTCGGACGGCGCCGGACTCACCGGGAAACTGCTGCTGCTCCCCACTCCGGAGCGGGTGGCCGCCGCCGCACGGGGCGCGCTCAAGCCGAGCGAAGGCAAGCGGCGGCGGGTCGGCGGCTCCCCGGCGCTGCACGCCTGCGTGGTCAACGGCTCTCCCGCCATGATCGCCGTGCTCGACGACCGGGTGGTGGGCCTCGTGGTGTTCGAGATGCGCGAGGGCAAGATCGCATCCGCGTACGGCATGGCCTCCCCGAAGCGGCTCGGCCGTCTCACCGCGGTGTGGTCGAAGCAGGAGCACGACGCACCGATCCTCGAGTCCTGGTGACCACCGCACGTAAGACCCGTCGGAGGACGGCACCCGGACAAGGAACGACACGCTCGATTCTCGATGGGCGCCCCCTGCAAGATCCGAACCAGCGCACACGGCTTCGGAGGGAGTATCCGCACGTGCCGGGAACACGACGCTGACCTCGGCAGATCCCGCCACGTCCGCGGGCTGATCCAGGGTCCGTCCCGCAAATATTCCGCGCGCTCCAGGGCGCCCGTTCCCCATGATGGGGGAGTGGATCGGATGACCTTGGCCGCGTTGCTCGACCGAGCGGGCAATGCCTTCGCCTCGTGTCGGGACGCCCTCCTGCGTGGGGCGGCCTTCCGCATCTATCCGGGAGCGGTCGGCCGACAGCAGTTGTTCCACATCTATCGGAGGCGAGAGCGCATCGCCCGGGAGAAGGGCCGATCCTCGATCGGCTTCGCCCAGGCCGTGAACGACCTGGGCGCATGCAAGCTCGACCGGCTGTCGATCGGCGACGTCCGAAGCGAGACGCCCTGCTATCACTCCAGCTCTCCTGTCACCGGACGGGTCACAGGTCGTCGCCCGCCTCGGCATCGAACTGGCTTCGGCCGCGCAACGGACACACCGCCACGACCAGGAGGCGTGACCATCCGACCGCGTCATCAGGTCGTTCTGGCTGAAGCTGTTGGAAGGAGATGCTCTGTCCGTGGCGCGCAGGGTACTGGCGGTCAAGCCAAATGGCCCGTGGCTGGTCGTGGTCGAGGGGAAGTGGGCTGTTGATGCCAATCCCCAAGTGCTGGCGGTTCCGCTTGAGCGATCGGCCCTGTGGCTGCTCCCCCTGACGGAAAGGCCGCGAGCAGAGGTGGAGCGCGAGGTCCGGGCGCTTCTCGGTCCGGGTGATCCGGACTTCGGAGAGGTTTTGTGGGCGGTTATCAGGATGGGGCTGACCTCCTGGTCCGACTACTGGACCTCTCACACGATGAACTGGATGACGGCCCAAGAGATCGAGCTGTTCGCACCGGAACTCAGGAAGATCGCCACTGGACGGACAGGGTTGCACCAGAGAACGCATAATGTGGCGAAACGTCTCCTCAAGCAACACGGACTGTGGTGGCCTTGGCCCCCGCAGCGTTTCGCCTGAGCGGGAGTGCAGATCCGGTGCGCCGGTGAGACACCGCGGGGTGACGGCAGTCGGACAGGTCAGGGGTGATGGTGACCACGAGCAGCGCAGAGTACGCGGCCGAGCCTCCCCAGGGCGGTTCGGTGTCGCTCGGTGAGCTGGCACGCCGCAAGGGTGTGCGTCCGATTCAGTCGGCTGACGATCTTGCGCAGGTGGGTGTGTTCGACTCCGATGAGGAGTTGGACGCGTTCCTCGAGCACGTCGCGGCGGAGCGCCGGGCGGACCTGGCCTGATCACCTATGGATCGGCTGATCCTCGACACCGATGTCGCCTCACTGAGCCTCAAGCGCCGTGTCCCCTGCGACGGGGCATCATTGACCGGTATCAGGGGCCTCGGTCATCCCGCATATATCCCGTGCGTCTCGGTGCTCGGTCTGTCAGCATGTCGGGCACAGGGTGAGGCCACGTTCCGTGCTTCGTCCAGGTAGGGCGGTGAGGGGAGGCAAGGATGACTCTGGCCAGGAAAGGTACCCGGCGGATCGTCGTTGACGGGGTCGAGTTCCGTTGGAAGGTCCGTCATAAGCCGACCTACGACCAGGGTATCGGGTCCGATCCACTGACCTTCGTGGCGGAACTGGCCGAATACTCGGGTGCGCTTCTCGTGGTCTCCTTGCCCTATCCGCATCCGGGCAACTGGCTGGAACTGCCGAGCGTTCCCGTCCTGCCTCGAACAGTGGCCACTGCGATCAGGCTGGCGATGGAGAGGGGATGGCAGCCCTCCCGGCCAGGCCCGGCTTTCGAGCTGTCCCTCGACAAGACCCTGACCTCAGCCGCCTGACGGCGGTCGCCTCCTCCCCGACCGGCTGGCGGCTCCGCCTGGCCGGCGGACACCTGGTGACAGGTCCGGAGTGCTCAACCGCGCGAACGGCGAGACGGTGTGACAGACAGTTCCGCGTGGTCGAGTGCTCCGGCTCGCAGGGGTCTGGGGGTGGCACCCCCAGAGGTGCGCTCGCTCCACCAGTGACTCATACCTGAGAGCTGCCCCTACCGCAGGTGCTCCGGGGCGTCAGGTGTCATTCGACTTGAACCGGTGGGAGTAAGGGACGGCTCAGGGGGCGGGCCGCACGCGTGGCGCACGGTCGGCGCCCCGAGCAGACCCCGATCCGGACCCGGCTGAACGACCGTGCGTTCCAGTGACCGCTGACGCATCAAGCCTGGGCTTCGCGCGCATGTGCGGCCTGGCGGTTCGCCGCCCGGTGACCGGCGCCCACGCCGCACGCTCCGGACGGCGCGGCCGGCGGGCCGTAGCGCCGCCGCACAGCGCCGCCGCCCCCTGGCCGTTGCCAGCCTCCGGGCCCCGGTTCCGCGCCGGGGCTCTTGCATGAGGACTGACCTGCACCGATGCCCCGGGTCGCGTTCCGGACATATTCCGGGAACCCTGACGGATCATGGCCTGCGGCGGCATACGGCTGCACACACGCGAAACCCCGGTGCCGGGCGTTCTGCCTGGTTGACCGGGGTTTGGGCTGATCTTGATGGGTGCCCCCTGCAGGATTCGAACCTGCGCACACGGCTCCGGAGGCCGTTGCTCTATCCCCTGAGCTAAGGGGGCGTGCTCCCGGGGTGTTCTCCGGGTGCGGGAAAGAGGCTACCAGGGTTGGAGGGGTGCCGTGCACTCGGTTTCGGTGGGCGGGGGAGGGGCGGGTGGACTAGTCTCGCCGCCGTGAGCGTGGCGGAGGGGCGTGCCGGAGGGCGGTCGCTGGGCCGCGTGCTGGTGGTGGACGACGACGAGGTCATCCGGCAGCTCATCGCGGTGAACCTCCAGTTGGAGGGGTTCGAGGTGGCCACCGCGGTGGACGGGCAGGACTGCCTGGACAAGGTGGCCGAGGTGGCGCCGGACGTGATCACGCTGGACGTGATGATGCCGCGGCTGGACGGGTGGGTGACCGCGGTGCGGCTGCGGGAGAACCCGGCGACGCGGAACATCGGAGTGGTGATGATCACCGCGCGGGCGCAGGACCACGATGTGCGGCGGGGGCACGAGATCGGGGTGGACGCCTACATCACCAAGCCGTTCGACCCCAACGACCTCATCCGGACGGTGCGGGAGCTGGCCGCTTCGAGCGGGCCGTCCCCGGAGTCCGGGGAGTCC is a genomic window containing:
- a CDS encoding sigma-70 family RNA polymerase sigma factor, with protein sequence MDALATERFEASRDRLASLAYRLLGSAADAEDAVQDAFLRWQAADRDRIEVPEAWLTKIVTNLCLDRLRSAQARRERAAGAWLPEPLLEGDPMLGPADTFEQRESVSLAVLILMERLSPNERAVYVLREAFSYSHAEIADILDITESASQQHLHRARRRVAAARRADVLDAAGTRRIVEAFLDAAASGRTERLIALLTEDATAISDGAGLTGKLLLLPTPERVAAAARGALKPSEGKRRRVGGSPALHACVVNGSPAMIAVLDDRVVGLVVFEMREGKIASAYGMASPKRLGRLTAVWSKQEHDAPILESW
- a CDS encoding response regulator transcription factor encodes the protein MLVVDDDEVIRQLIAVNLQLEGFEVATAVDGQDCLDKVAEVAPDVITLDVMMPRLDGWVTAVRLRENPATRNIGVVMITARAQDHDVRRGHEIGVDAYITKPFDPNDLIRTVRELAASSGPSPESGESAESGEST